The following DNA comes from Fusarium fujikuroi IMI 58289 draft genome, chromosome FFUJ_chr03.
AAAAGTGTTCGCTTGTCTTGTCAAAGCCAGTATTACCTTATCATCGGATCCCAACCCCGCGATATTTTCCAAATTTTGTGTGAAAAGGATACCAAAGTCAAACACTTTCTTTCATAACGGTCCGTCCCTTCGGAGATTGATGGCGGCCGCTCCCAAAATCCCAACCCCAGCTTTACTTAGCGCCACTAAAAAGAGGAACCCGAACCCGTTCTTTAGTGGCTGAGTGGAGAAACGAAACTTGCCCGCTGGGGtggcctcagggagcaagaaaacacgGGAGCTCAATGTatggtgtcaaaataaactcaacaaagagtcccctaagcttaggctagatttacctaagcaTTTTTATCGCTTAGGCCAAGGTCCTgcgttttctttcctcccctagtggaaagatgaagaatCGTGAAGGAAACGTCATAGCAACGTTGGTAGACTGAAAATCTCGATGGAATTGTGCATAGTCATCAATTGGTCACCAAAACGTACTAGAGATATTCTGGGTACCTGAGTATAAGGATGCCGTAGTACGGGTGTCCATTCAAGGCTATTCTGTGACCTGGGCTACTTGCATAGGATGATATGTTGCCCTGGCTTTCCAAattgagctcatcaaccaacagccaacCAACTCTCTCTCCAATCCGGGAGCCTTCTTTTTCATCACCGCATTCCTACAATTGCGTGAAACATGAACCAACGGCAAATAACACAGTTCCAGCATCTCATATCCAAGAGGAAAGCGCACCAGCATGAACGCCCACCCAAAGCTGACTGCACCAAGAGAGGTTTGTTTCCAACCTAATCATACAAGTGCATCCATTACTCGCTCTGAAGCACTTTCTTAAAACTCCGTAAACATGTGACCGTACCTGCAAAGGGTTAGTTTGGCCAATTCATAATGGAGATTGCAAATGATCACTCACTCATCTGGTGCCGTAACCACTCCGTACTTCTCGGGATCCTCGGGGTAACGATCGAATTGACTCGCGTCTCCGGCACCCGCCTTGACTGGTGGCGTGTAGGGCGCGTCAATGTCCTTCCTGGCTAATCGATCCCAGGTGACTTCAGCGAACCAAGGATGGGTCTTCACGTCATCTGGGCCTCCGTAGAGGTTACCTAATCGCTTTGTGAGGTCGGCTGTGATCAGACGCTCAAGAAGATTTTGAGCGTCCGCGTTGACGTATGCCGGATATTTAACTTTGCCCTTGAGAATGTTTTCGTAGATCTTCATGGGAGATCCACTATCCCAGAAGGGGGTGTAACCGCATAGCATTTCATATATCAGGATACCCAAGGACCACCTTGTACGCCAAACATGTTAGTCCATTTCTGTTCTGTCGCCAGTTGCAACTTACCAATCCACGGATTTGTTGTAGCCTTTGTTAGAGACCACTTCAGGAGCTAGGTAATCCGGAGTACCACACAGAGTCCATGTCTTGTCAGGCACTCGCTTCGCGAAACCGAAATCTGTAATCTTAAGATGGCCATGCCGATCAAGTAGCAAATTTTCTGGCTTAAGATCACGGTATATAATGTTCTTTGAATGGAGGTATTCCAAAGCTAAAGTGACCTCCGCGGCGTAGAATTTGGCAACAGGGTTAGGGAAACGCTGCGGTGTGTTAGTCAGGTCAATTGGggggttttcttttttggaGAGCATCATATAAAACTTACTCCCGACTTCCTCAGAAGTGAAAATAGCTCTCCACCTTCAACGAAATCCATCACCATGTAGAGGTTCTTCGGATCCTGGAACGTGCCCCAGAGGGTAATAAGGAAAGGGTGTTTGACGTCAGCTAGCATGCGACGTTCGTCATTGGTATGTTCGACTTGCTTCATTTTGACCACCTGGGCCTTCTTGAGCACCTTGACCGCATAGAAACGCTGGTTGTGCTTCGATTGGACTAAATGTACTCGGCCGAAGCTACCAGTTCCAAGCGTCCTCAAGATATCGAAGTCACCCAACGAGTATTTTCCCTTTGTTACGCGCATGACTGAACCAGTGCTAGCGTTCTGTTGATGGTGCGGCTGGTGTTGGtactgttgttgctgttgcgcTTGATTCTGACTCTGGttctgctggtgttggaacTGCTGAGGcggctgctggtgttgttgctgcgCCTGCGactgttgctgttgcggAGGCATACTCGGCTGTGGCagagcttgctgctgctgttgttggaggGCTGCGGGATCAGTTCCGGGACTGACGGTCTGCGGTCGATGGCTATCTATCGTGGCGGCTAGGTACTGCGGGTTGGTCTGGCCGTTGTTGTAGGAATTGCCCTGTGCattgtgctgctgctgttgctggggCGGGTTGATGAGGTTATTGATGCTGGGTAGGTTCTGATGATCGTGATTCATAGGACTGCCCGCACCGTATGAGGGTTGATGGAGGTTAATTGCGCTCAtatcttcttgttgctgtccATCCGTAGCTGCTGTCGTCTGCTCATTCGGCGCAGAGGATTGATTCGATTGAGACACGGCACCTTCCTGAATCTGgtctggctgctgctgttgctgctggctcTGGCCGTTGGTTGGTTGGGCACTTGGTGCTGAGGTTGATTGCCTGCTTGTTCGAGGCAGGTGAAAAGCTTTAGAGATGGACTTGGACCTGGAAGTGGTAGGAGTAACTGGACTAGTTGGACTTGAAGCAGAAGGATCAGAGTTGCCCTCTCTGGTCCGCTTTTTCTTGAGAAACCCCAGTGAAGGCATAGGGTAGTGATAGTGTGACGACAGAAAGAGAGGGGGGGGATTGCGAGAGAAGCGGGGAGGGGAtaagataggtaggtaggtaggtaggtaggtaggtagtgtgTAggagtggtggtggttgcGGTAGAATGGACCCAAAGATGAGGAAACACTCTGGGCAGATCGATCGAACGGAACGGAACAGGTCAGTTTACCCAGCCCAGCTTCTCAGCTTGCTTGGTTTGTGGTGGGCTTGTGGTGGATGTGGATGGATCCAATTGTGGGATATCCGGTTGAATTATGCCTTACTGAGAGCTCTCCGATTAATTGACAACAGGATGACAGATACGGAGAGATAATAGACAGAGAGAGGGACAGATGGATGAGACAGCAAAGTTGGAAGGATTTGAGCACGTTTGCTTCTCCTGGACCAGCAAGAGGTCAGTGAGCTCGTCTGGTGCAACCTACTAGCCCGAGCTAACCTTGCAATTGCAGCTCTTTCAAGTTCAGGTACAGCAACGGAATAGTGGGGAGAGGCTGGAGGCTGACGTGACGTGCTGGTCtcggtctggtctggtctggtctctTCAAGATCGGCTTGTCTTTCTGTGGGGGAGCTCTCTTTCAGCTCGCTCAGATGTTAGGTTAGGTAATAAACAACGGTATCCAGAGCCATGGGCCTAACAAGCATGCATGGATAGGACAGGGAGGATAAAGACAATGCTCGGTGGTGAGAACCTGGGCTTTGTTTTTTTCCTACTTTTGGTTTCGTGAGTGAACAAAGGATTTGGACTCTTGGCGCATTCCACCCGAGGCCGGCAATTGGATGGCTGATACTATTCCTTGGCGCTCTCTCTGGTGGCTGGCAAAGGTGGAGGGATAGGATACGAATAGCCAGAGATCCCTCGTTTGAGACTTTCCGTACGTTGGACGATGCTTTTGGTTTTGGATTTTCACCGTTTAGACAGCCAAGCCAAAACTGAGCCCGTCTAGTTGTGAGTGAGGTCAAAGTCTTTGCACAAAACAATAGGATATAAACGATTGTGAAGGCAGGGTAAGCCAGGACAAGGCACCTTAAGCAAGCTAGTAGCGGTACAAGGTTTAAGCaggctggtgatgatgtagtAGTTGGAGCTTCGCCCACAGCGAAAGTTGCCCCTCTTTTATGATCGGATCAACGATTGCACACAGGGGGGGGGACTGATACTGATACTGATACTGATAGGCACACAATGATGCCGCGAGTTGTTGTTGCCGCGGGTTTCTTCGCTCTTGTGAGCTCGCTTGCGGTGCCTTGTGTCGGTTCGTGTCCAAAAAGAGGCGCCCAACTTGTCAAGACGATATCTCTTTAGCGGCAATTGGTTGACTGATCTGCAGCTCTAGCATGTAACTAGTAGCTCATAGCAGCCGTGAGTATGGCAAGAATGACACGGGCTGGGTCAGAGCATAGAGAGCAATG
Coding sequences within:
- a CDS encoding probable cAMP-dependent protein kinase; translated protein: MPSLGFLKKKRTREGNSDPSASSPTSPVTPTTSRSKSISKAFHLPRTSRQSTSAPSAQPTNGQSQQQQQQPDQIQEGAVSQSNQSSAPNEQTTAATDGQQQEDMSAINLHQPSYGAGSPMNHDHQNLPSINNLINPPQQQQQHNAQGNSYNNGQTNPQYLAATIDSHRPQTVSPGTDPAALQQQQQQALPQPSMPPQQQQSQAQQQHQQPPQQFQHQQNQSQNQAQQQQQYQHQPHHQQNASTGSVMRVTKGKYSLGDFDILRTLGTGSFGRVHLVQSKHNQRFYAVKVLKKAQVVKMKQVEHTNDERRMLADVKHPFLITLWGTFQDPKNLYMVMDFVEGGELFSLLRKSGRFPNPVAKFYAAEVTLALEYLHSKNIIYRDLKPENLLLDRHGHLKITDFGFAKRVPDKTWTLCGTPDYLAPEVVSNKGYNKSVDWWSLGILIYEMLCGYTPFWDSGSPMKIYENILKGKVKYPAYVNADAQNLLERLITADLTKRLGNLYGGPDDVKTHPWFAEVTWDRLARKDIDAPYTPPVKAGAGDASQFDRYPEDPEKYGVVTAPDEYGHMFTEF